The Lacrimispora xylanolytica genome has a segment encoding these proteins:
- a CDS encoding glycoside hydrolase family 130 protein, which translates to MKLYTPKIKAMPWQEPAGTCTGAPIWRYTENPIIGRNPIDHVARIFNSAVIPYENSFIGVFRGEQNNGIPYIYLGRSNDGIHWEFEEEKITFVDEEGLEFMPRYAYDPRLVKVEDTYYIIWCQDFYGASIGMAKTQDFKTFVRLENPFLPFNRNAVLFPRKVNGNFMMLSRPSDSGHTPFGDIFLSESPDLVYWGKHRHVMGKGKEWWQSLKIGGGAAPIETNEGWLLFYHGVSGTCNGFVYSIGGAILDIDNPSVVKYRCENFLLTPETWYEERGFVPNVCFPCATICDPEDGRIAIYYGAADSYVALAFTRAEEIVTYIKEHSVLTEEDQEPGRR; encoded by the coding sequence ATGAAATTATATACACCTAAAATAAAGGCAATGCCATGGCAGGAGCCAGCAGGAACATGTACAGGAGCGCCAATCTGGCGCTATACGGAAAATCCTATTATCGGAAGAAATCCCATAGATCATGTGGCCAGGATATTTAATTCTGCCGTGATTCCCTATGAAAACAGCTTTATCGGTGTGTTTCGGGGAGAGCAGAACAATGGAATTCCCTATATTTATCTTGGCAGAAGCAATGACGGGATTCATTGGGAGTTTGAGGAAGAAAAGATTACCTTTGTGGATGAGGAGGGCCTTGAGTTCATGCCCAGATATGCCTATGATCCCCGTCTGGTGAAGGTGGAAGATACCTACTATATCATATGGTGTCAGGATTTTTACGGAGCTTCCATTGGTATGGCGAAAACACAGGATTTTAAGACATTTGTCAGGCTTGAAAATCCCTTTCTTCCATTTAACCGGAATGCCGTCTTATTTCCCAGAAAGGTAAACGGGAATTTTATGATGCTTTCCCGTCCCAGTGACAGCGGTCATACCCCTTTTGGAGATATCTTTCTAAGCGAGAGCCCGGATCTTGTTTACTGGGGAAAACACCGCCACGTAATGGGAAAGGGCAAGGAATGGTGGCAATCCTTAAAGATTGGTGGAGGTGCAGCTCCTATTGAGACCAATGAGGGCTGGCTCTTATTTTACCATGGGGTTTCCGGCACCTGCAATGGGTTCGTATACAGCATTGGAGGAGCTATTTTAGATATTGACAATCCTTCCGTGGTCAAATACCGATGTGAAAATTTCCTTCTTACCCCTGAAACCTGGTATGAGGAACGGGGATTTGTGCCCAATGTCTGCTTCCCCTGTGCCACAATCTGTGACCCGGAGGATGGAAGAATAGCCATCTATTACGGCGCGGCAGACAGCTACGTGGCCCTGGCCTTTACAAGGGCAGAGGAAATAGTCACTTACATAAAAGAACATAGTGTTTTAACAGAAGAGGACCAGGAACCAGGAAGACGATAG
- a CDS encoding phospho-sugar mutase, giving the protein MTYIDQYEYWCTSPLFSHEIKKELEAIRNKKEEIRNRFSKELEFGTGGIRGVMGAGTNRMNRYTVARVTQGLANYLKENGKWEKGVGIAYDSRHMSREFAEETARCLAGNQIPVYLFSRLTPTPLLSFSILSLSLAAGIVITASHNPPEYNGYKVYWDDGAQITYPKDEEIGRCITGIKDYGSIKRLSMEEAEEKGLLHWLGDELEDEYIKEMEEWVSSPKALLQAASKVNIVYTPLHGTGNLPVRRLLSHLGFTNVFTVEEQMEPDGDFKTVKTPNPEEESAFVLALKLAKKADADLVLATDPDGDRMGVYVRDDQTGKYCRLTGNMTGILICNYLLSRRKETGNLPLNGAVIKTIVTTQMARPLAEKYKMKLIEVLTGFKYIGEQIKFFEESEEFTYQFGFEESCGCLVETCVRDKDAISAVMVLCEAAAYYKTKGSSLWEELNQLYEEFGYYQECLESVTLKGEDGLAQMNKIMETFRIHSPVRAGGFKIIKKEDYETGEGISERFPKSNVLRFLLSEDAWFAIRPSGTEPKIKFYFGVKGKSFQDADEKLKRLKKDILTSI; this is encoded by the coding sequence ATGACATATATAGATCAGTATGAATATTGGTGTACCAGTCCTTTGTTTTCCCATGAAATAAAAAAAGAGCTGGAAGCGATCAGAAATAAGAAAGAAGAAATCAGGAATCGCTTTTCAAAGGAATTGGAATTTGGCACCGGAGGAATCAGAGGAGTTATGGGGGCCGGAACCAACCGGATGAACCGGTATACGGTGGCGAGGGTGACTCAGGGACTAGCCAATTATCTTAAAGAGAATGGAAAATGGGAAAAGGGCGTTGGTATCGCCTATGATTCCAGACATATGTCCAGGGAATTTGCCGAGGAGACAGCCAGATGCCTGGCTGGAAACCAGATTCCGGTCTACTTGTTTTCCAGACTGACGCCTACTCCCTTACTTTCATTTTCTATTTTAAGCCTTTCTCTTGCCGCTGGTATTGTGATCACAGCCAGCCATAATCCACCGGAATACAACGGATATAAGGTATACTGGGACGATGGGGCCCAGATTACTTATCCAAAGGACGAGGAAATAGGACGATGTATCACCGGGATAAAGGATTACGGTTCCATCAAGAGACTTTCAATGGAAGAGGCAGAAGAAAAGGGACTGCTTCATTGGCTGGGAGATGAGCTGGAGGATGAGTATATAAAGGAAATGGAAGAATGGGTATCATCTCCCAAGGCTTTATTACAGGCCGCAAGTAAAGTGAATATTGTATACACGCCTCTTCATGGCACCGGGAATCTGCCGGTACGGCGATTGTTATCCCATCTGGGATTTACCAATGTGTTTACTGTTGAGGAGCAGATGGAACCAGACGGTGATTTTAAAACAGTAAAGACCCCGAACCCGGAAGAAGAAAGTGCCTTTGTGCTGGCTCTTAAGCTTGCAAAAAAAGCAGACGCTGATCTTGTTCTGGCTACGGACCCTGATGGAGACCGTATGGGTGTTTATGTAAGGGATGACCAAACCGGTAAGTACTGCCGTTTGACCGGGAATATGACCGGAATACTCATATGCAATTATCTTCTCTCAAGGAGAAAGGAAACAGGAAACCTCCCTTTAAACGGTGCCGTAATAAAAACCATTGTAACCACACAAATGGCAAGACCTCTGGCAGAGAAGTATAAAATGAAGCTGATTGAGGTTTTAACCGGGTTTAAGTACATAGGAGAGCAGATAAAATTCTTTGAAGAATCTGAGGAATTTACCTACCAGTTTGGCTTTGAGGAAAGCTGCGGCTGCCTGGTGGAGACCTGTGTCAGAGATAAGGACGCCATTTCAGCGGTCATGGTCTTGTGCGAGGCCGCGGCCTATTATAAGACAAAGGGCAGTTCTCTCTGGGAAGAATTAAATCAGCTATATGAAGAATTTGGCTATTATCAGGAGTGTCTGGAATCTGTAACCTTAAAAGGAGAAGATGGTCTGGCTCAAATGAATAAAATCATGGAGACCTTCCGAATCCATTCACCCGTTAGAGCAGGCGGATTTAAAATAATAAAAAAGGAAGATTATGAAACAGGAGAAGGGATATCAGAACGGTTCCCCAAGTCAAATGTATTACGCTTCCTCTTATCGGAGGATGCCTGGTTTGCCATCAGACCTTCTGGAACGGAGCCTAAAATCAAGTTTTATTTTGGAGTAAAAGGAAAATCATTTCAGGATGCAGACGAAAAGCTAAAAAGATTAAAGAAAGATATTTTAACCAGCATATAA
- a CDS encoding carbohydrate ABC transporter permease, with protein sequence MAAHVVKWLQKGKVNRWLVILTFMFIPVFLLLVFTYIPFVKMMGFSFFDMKYIGKREYVGIQNYLDVFQRDDCFKALRLSFYYIGACFVQMSLALYFASVLSTNIRCGNLFKGFMFFPYLICGIAVGFIFKFFYTRGFVFDTVLSWFGFTQDQLPYWLKDTRINNISIAATSIWRYMGQNMVLFIGAIMSVDSTMYEAAAIDGADEWKKFRYIVFPSIKTVIVLNLILSITGSLSAFEPPYVITNGSFGTATYFVVMNKLAHENQKVGLASAMAVILLVIILAATLFQKLIFRYFFGEGEEESWREKRMRRKREMISRKEGA encoded by the coding sequence ATGGCGGCCCATGTGGTGAAATGGCTCCAAAAGGGGAAAGTGAACCGGTGGCTTGTCATCCTGACATTTATGTTTATACCTGTATTCCTGCTTTTGGTATTTACCTATATTCCTTTTGTGAAAATGATGGGCTTTAGCTTTTTCGATATGAAGTACATTGGAAAAAGGGAATATGTAGGAATACAAAATTACCTGGATGTGTTCCAAAGAGATGATTGCTTTAAAGCATTGAGACTGAGCTTTTACTACATAGGGGCATGCTTTGTTCAGATGTCCCTGGCTCTTTACTTTGCATCGGTACTCAGTACTAATATCCGGTGTGGTAATTTGTTTAAGGGGTTTATGTTTTTTCCATATCTCATCTGTGGAATCGCAGTCGGTTTTATTTTTAAGTTTTTCTATACCAGAGGGTTTGTTTTCGATACCGTCCTTTCCTGGTTCGGCTTTACACAGGATCAGTTGCCTTACTGGCTGAAAGATACGCGGATCAATAATATTTCCATAGCGGCTACCTCGATATGGCGGTACATGGGGCAGAACATGGTTTTATTTATCGGTGCCATTATGTCTGTGGATTCCACCATGTATGAGGCGGCTGCCATTGACGGGGCAGATGAATGGAAAAAATTCCGGTATATCGTATTTCCAAGCATTAAAACTGTAATTGTCCTCAATCTGATTCTATCTATTACTGGTTCCTTAAGCGCATTTGAACCGCCCTATGTCATCACCAACGGAAGCTTTGGAACCGCAACTTATTTTGTGGTCATGAATAAACTGGCTCATGAAAATCAAAAGGTAGGCCTGGCCTCTGCAATGGCTGTGATTTTACTTGTAATCATTTTGGCAGCTACTCTGTTCCAGAAACTTATTTTTAGATATTTCTTCGGAGAGGGAGAAGAGGAGTCCTGGCGGGAAAAGAGGATGAGGAGAAAAAGAGAAATGATCTCCCGAAAGGAGGGGGCTTAG
- a CDS encoding glycosidase, giving the protein MLHPRYEVEKNRQEQLIGRRNEKTDWYNGILDRYKYPVLTRDHVPLTWRYDVNWNTNPYFMERLGINAVMNAGAIELNGMYYLIARVEGNDRKSFFAVAESKNGIDGFRFLEEPVTLPDTCPEETNVYDMRLTKHEDGWIYGVFCSESHDSTSSDLSRAVAQAGIVRTKDLKTWERLDNLKTLRSPQQRNVMLHPEFVEGCYGFYTRPMDDFIETGSGGGIGFGLCKDICHGVIDEEIITSRRRYHTITEAKNGAGAVPIKTPAGWIHIAHGVRNTAAGLRYVLYAFATDLKEPSKVIAEPSGLLLGPRGEERVGDVSNVVFTNGAIVRENGEVYLYYASSDTRIHVAVTTVEKLMDYVFSTPLDPLRSADCVRQRIALIHKNKELIRYE; this is encoded by the coding sequence ATCCTTCACCCGCGGTATGAAGTGGAAAAAAACAGACAGGAGCAGTTAATTGGCAGGAGGAATGAAAAGACGGATTGGTATAATGGCATCTTAGACCGGTATAAATACCCGGTCCTGACCAGGGACCATGTGCCTCTTACCTGGAGATATGATGTTAACTGGAACACCAATCCTTATTTCATGGAGCGTCTCGGTATCAATGCAGTGATGAATGCGGGGGCCATTGAATTAAATGGAATGTATTATCTCATTGCAAGGGTGGAAGGAAATGACCGGAAGTCATTTTTTGCGGTAGCAGAAAGCAAGAATGGAATTGATGGTTTCCGTTTCTTAGAAGAACCGGTCACCCTTCCTGACACTTGCCCGGAAGAAACTAATGTGTATGATATGAGGCTGACAAAGCATGAGGACGGCTGGATTTACGGAGTATTCTGCTCAGAAAGCCACGACTCGACTTCTTCTGATTTATCAAGAGCAGTGGCCCAGGCAGGTATTGTCAGAACAAAGGATTTAAAAACCTGGGAGCGGCTTGATAATCTTAAAACGCTTCGTTCCCCCCAGCAGCGCAATGTCATGCTCCACCCTGAGTTTGTAGAGGGCTGTTACGGGTTTTATACAAGACCCATGGATGACTTTATTGAGACTGGAAGCGGCGGTGGAATTGGCTTTGGCCTTTGCAAAGATATCTGCCACGGAGTGATAGACGAAGAGATTATCACCAGCAGACGCCGTTATCATACTATAACAGAAGCAAAAAATGGAGCAGGGGCTGTTCCCATAAAAACACCGGCAGGCTGGATCCATATCGCTCACGGCGTCAGGAATACGGCAGCAGGGCTCAGATATGTTCTCTATGCCTTTGCAACGGATTTAAAAGAGCCATCTAAAGTCATAGCAGAGCCATCTGGCCTTCTACTTGGACCAAGAGGAGAGGAACGGGTAGGAGATGTCTCCAATGTGGTATTTACCAATGGGGCAATTGTTCGTGAAAATGGAGAAGTATATCTTTATTATGCCTCTTCAGATACCAGAATCCATGTGGCTGTCACCACTGTGGAGAAGCTAATGGATTATGTGTTTTCTACGCCTTTGGACCCTTTAAGGAGTGCGGATTGTGTGAGGCAGAGAATTGCCCTGATTCACAAAAATAAGGAGCTGATTAGGTATGAATGA
- a CDS encoding SGNH/GDSL hydrolase family protein codes for MTLRGIHLENPRDIIQAVKRVKEEKHGVLAFLGGSITQGSLATKPETCYAYLVYEWWKKTYPDASFTYINAGIGGTNSLFGAARVEEDVLSCNPDFLILDFSVNDDNTDFFMETYESLIVRILSHSKRPGVMALCNAFYEDGSSAFERHKKVLDHYSIPYVSVRETLYQDILDGKTAIKDITPDGLHPNDEGHKKIADLITMALEEIKGMEPVSSEETGQANIPVPLTPCSYQYASRIQNNITPFQCRGFLPDDSVKCGVTDVFKRGWISRRMGDRIVFETEGSCLLVQYRRTIKRPAPVAAAYVDGDRDHGVILDGNFDEEWGDCLALTTLLHHGKPGKHLVEIKILKGVEEEETLFYLVSIIQSGSELELNTPMDRHSPMQ; via the coding sequence ATGACATTACGTGGGATTCACTTGGAGAATCCAAGAGATATCATTCAGGCTGTTAAAAGGGTAAAAGAGGAAAAGCATGGGGTGCTGGCATTTCTTGGCGGTTCCATTACTCAGGGTTCCTTAGCCACAAAACCAGAAACCTGTTATGCTTATCTTGTATATGAGTGGTGGAAGAAAACATATCCTGATGCAAGTTTTACCTACATCAATGCTGGAATTGGGGGGACCAATTCCTTATTCGGTGCAGCCAGAGTTGAGGAAGATGTCCTTTCCTGTAATCCGGATTTTCTGATTCTTGATTTTTCGGTCAATGATGACAATACGGATTTTTTCATGGAAACATATGAAAGCCTGATTGTGCGTATTTTATCCCACTCTAAAAGGCCTGGAGTCATGGCTTTGTGCAATGCCTTTTATGAAGATGGAAGCTCGGCATTTGAGCGTCATAAGAAAGTGCTGGACCACTATTCCATCCCTTATGTTTCCGTAAGGGAAACTCTTTATCAGGATATATTAGACGGTAAGACAGCCATAAAAGATATAACTCCCGACGGGCTTCATCCCAATGACGAGGGACATAAAAAAATCGCTGATTTAATCACCATGGCGTTGGAGGAAATAAAAGGAATGGAGCCTGTATCCTCAGAGGAAACAGGTCAAGCCAATATACCAGTACCCCTAACTCCGTGCAGCTACCAATATGCCAGCCGAATCCAAAACAACATAACTCCGTTTCAGTGCAGGGGCTTTCTACCCGATGATTCTGTTAAATGCGGGGTAACCGATGTCTTTAAAAGAGGCTGGATCAGCCGACGCATGGGGGATCGTATTGTTTTTGAGACGGAAGGCAGCTGTCTTTTGGTACAATACCGAAGAACCATAAAGAGACCTGCGCCAGTGGCAGCAGCCTATGTTGATGGAGACAGGGATCATGGCGTGATTCTGGATGGAAACTTCGATGAGGAGTGGGGAGACTGTCTGGCTCTGACCACTCTCCTTCATCACGGAAAGCCGGGAAAGCATCTAGTAGAAATTAAGATTCTAAAAGGAGTGGAGGAAGAGGAAACGCTATTTTATCTGGTATCCATCATACAGTCTGGATCGGAACTTGAATTAAATACGCCCATGGACAGACACTCCCCGATGCAGTAA
- a CDS encoding carbohydrate ABC transporter permease — translation MAGAFVSVTPVVVCVITACKTEKEYASTNVMTLPENWLYGGNFIQAWNQANMATAFRNSLVILVFVLLGSVLTGSMLAYILNRFKFLGNGLIRNLFLFAAMLPGIAMQVSVYQLMYEFHLINTLTGYIILMMGTDVISIYIFIQFFENIPLSLDESAIMDGCTYFGVFFRVLMPLLKPAIITVMILKGVGTYNEYYMANLYLQDKNRLVTVATSLYKFTGPLGSQYNYICAGVIITLLPALFVFIFCQKQIYSGLTQGAVKG, via the coding sequence ATGGCGGGCGCTTTTGTATCCGTGACTCCTGTGGTGGTATGCGTCATAACTGCATGTAAGACAGAAAAAGAATATGCTTCCACCAATGTCATGACCCTTCCCGAAAACTGGCTGTATGGAGGGAATTTCATTCAGGCCTGGAATCAGGCAAACATGGCAACTGCATTTCGCAATTCCCTTGTGATTTTAGTATTTGTTCTCCTTGGTTCCGTGCTCACAGGTTCCATGCTTGCATACATATTGAACCGTTTTAAGTTTCTTGGAAATGGACTCATCAGGAATCTCTTTCTATTTGCCGCCATGCTTCCAGGAATCGCCATGCAGGTATCAGTCTATCAGCTGATGTATGAATTTCACTTAATTAATACGCTTACAGGGTACATTATTCTGATGATGGGAACCGATGTAATCTCCATCTACATCTTCATTCAGTTTTTTGAAAACATCCCCTTATCCTTAGATGAGTCTGCAATTATGGACGGCTGTACGTATTTCGGTGTATTTTTCCGGGTATTAATGCCCCTTTTAAAACCAGCCATCATAACGGTGATGATATTAAAAGGCGTTGGAACTTATAACGAATACTATATGGCAAACTTATATCTCCAGGATAAGAATCGTCTGGTAACCGTGGCTACGTCTCTGTATAAATTTACAGGGCCCCTGGGAAGCCAGTATAACTATATCTGCGCAGGTGTGATCATTACCTTGCTGCCGGCACTTTTTGTATTTATATTCTGTCAGAAACAAATATACAGCGGACTGACTCAGGGAGCAGTCAAAGGTTAG
- a CDS encoding electron transporter RnfD — protein sequence MNEKLFLKADHPFLQYCGRIGRDDKGRPEFIYPCSFVRLEFIGASVEVELENHSVYWDNYIGWILDGDQQKAKLPREGKTSLCLGKELGEGRHSLLLFKRQDSCHTISLEGFLLPEGGFLVEPEPLPKRRIEVYGDSVSAGEVSEATDYVGKADPVHQGEYSNSWYSYAWMTARKLHALIHNISQGGIALRNGTGWFEAPRPIGMEWVYDKVQYQPTIGRTSLWDFKAYQPHVVIIALGQNDSHPMDFMKEDYDGQKAMEWKAHYTCFIQKLRELYPQAYLILTTTILCHHHNWDRAIEEVWGTLKDDRVSHFLYKRNGCGTQGHIRIPESEEMAGELSEYINGLGEEIWRDESQV from the coding sequence ATGAATGAGAAGCTGTTTCTAAAAGCGGACCACCCCTTTTTACAGTACTGCGGCAGAATCGGAAGGGATGACAAGGGGCGGCCGGAATTTATTTATCCCTGCAGTTTTGTAAGGCTGGAATTTATAGGAGCCTCTGTTGAAGTGGAACTGGAGAACCATTCCGTATACTGGGATAATTACATTGGCTGGATTCTAGATGGAGACCAACAAAAAGCAAAACTTCCCAGGGAAGGAAAAACCAGTCTGTGTCTGGGAAAGGAACTGGGAGAGGGCAGGCACAGCCTGTTGCTGTTCAAGCGTCAGGATTCCTGCCATACCATTTCCTTAGAGGGGTTCCTACTGCCAGAGGGTGGTTTTCTCGTGGAACCAGAGCCTCTGCCCAAACGGAGAATTGAGGTTTACGGGGATTCTGTCAGTGCAGGAGAAGTATCAGAGGCCACTGATTATGTGGGAAAAGCAGATCCGGTTCATCAGGGAGAGTACTCCAATAGCTGGTACTCTTATGCCTGGATGACGGCAAGAAAGCTTCATGCCTTGATCCATAACATCTCCCAGGGCGGAATTGCCCTTAGAAATGGAACTGGCTGGTTTGAAGCTCCAAGGCCCATTGGTATGGAGTGGGTCTATGATAAGGTTCAATACCAACCGACCATAGGAAGAACCAGCCTATGGGATTTTAAGGCCTATCAACCTCATGTGGTCATCATCGCTCTGGGACAAAATGACAGCCACCCAATGGATTTTATGAAGGAAGATTATGATGGTCAGAAAGCAATGGAATGGAAGGCCCACTACACCTGTTTCATTCAGAAGTTAAGAGAGCTCTATCCACAGGCATATCTAATCCTGACCACAACCATACTCTGCCATCACCATAACTGGGACAGGGCAATAGAAGAGGTATGGGGCACACTTAAGGATGACCGTGTATCTCATTTTCTTTATAAGAGAAACGGTTGTGGAACTCAGGGACATATCAGGATTCCGGAATCAGAGGAAATGGCCGGAGAGCTGTCGGAGTATATCAATGGTTTAGGAGAAGAAATCTGGCGGGATGAATCTCAGGTTTGA